In Nitrospira sp., one genomic interval encodes:
- a CDS encoding cytochrome c — protein sequence MATMYRSTVVLAALVAAWGWSSMTQFVSAAGSDAAKGKSIYQAKCVTCHGPAGKGDGPIGKQLKPPAGDFTSAESKKKSDAELLDVIQNGKPKTAMVAWKSQLSEAEIQDLLAYVLTLRK from the coding sequence ATGGCAACGATGTATCGATCGACGGTGGTGCTGGCTGCCTTGGTTGCGGCGTGGGGATGGTCTTCAATGACGCAGTTCGTGTCTGCGGCTGGTAGCGACGCCGCCAAGGGGAAATCCATCTACCAGGCCAAGTGTGTGACCTGTCATGGCCCGGCGGGGAAGGGCGACGGACCCATCGGGAAACAACTGAAGCCGCCGGCGGGAGACTTCACGAGCGCCGAGAGCAAAAAGAAGTCTGACGCGGAATTGCTCGACGTGATTCAGAACGGCAAACCCAAAACGGCGATGGTGGCGTGGAAGAGCCAACTTTCCGAGGCAGAGATCCAGGACCTGCTCGCCTATGTGCTGACGCTGAGGAAGTAA